In one Pygocentrus nattereri isolate fPygNat1 chromosome 21, fPygNat1.pri, whole genome shotgun sequence genomic region, the following are encoded:
- the LOC108431617 gene encoding transcription factor HES-5-like, protein MTPAVASAMTISKEHLPLNNKLRKPVVEKMRRDRINSSIEQLKTLLTPEFLNQQPDSKLEKADILEMTVSFLRRQQQKQPAISTSSTAVSQGFSRCVHEVVHFLSKDEMKTQSQRKLLNHFQNLQPSTEEKWRESDLPLLSSTDQQAIRKEKSSVQSALWRPW, encoded by the exons ATGACTCCTGCAGTAGCCTCAGCAATGACCATCTCAAAGGAGCACCTGCCTCTCAACAATAAG CTGAGAAAGCCAGTGGTGGAGAAGATGCGCAGAGATCGTATCAACAGCAGCATCGAGCAGCTCAAGACTCTCCTGACTCCAGAGTTCCTCAACCAGCAGCCCGACTCCAAGCTGGAGAAAGCAGACATCCTGGAGATGACGGTCAGCTTCCTGAGAAGACAGCAGCAGAAACAGCCTGCTATCTCCACCAGTTCAACAGCTGTCAGTCAAGGCTTCTCCAGATGTGTCCATGAGGTTGTGCACTTCCTGTCCAAAGATGAGATGAAGACACAGTCTCAGAGAAAACTGCTGAACCACTTCCAGAACCTGCAGCCATCAACagaagagaaatggagggaaagTGATCTCCCTCTGCTGAGCTCCACAGACCAACAGGCCATCAGGAAAGAGAAGAGTTCAGTTCAGAGCGCCCTCTGGAGGCCCTGGTAG
- the LOC108431589 gene encoding transcription factor HES-5-like has protein sequence MAPGGENVSLTTENRRFRKVLVEKSRRDRINGSIEQMRALFHPATQTREENGDFRLDKAAVLEIAVSFLRHKAFSRANSNYARGFSHCLQETLRHVTLHARLQPKATEAVQRFYVRQRSRLTARRGQLNHRSTKPAASRPTAALWRPWTNN, from the exons ATGGCTCCAGGCGGAGAAAACGTGAGCTTAACCACGGAAAACAGAAGA TTTCGCAAAGTCCTCGTGGAGAAAAGCCGGAGAGACCGGATTAACGGCAGCATCGAGCAGATGAGGGCTCTTTTCCACCCAGCCACGCAAACGCGTGAGGAAAACGGCGATTTCAGACTCGACAAAGCCGCCGTTTTAGAGATCGCGGTGAGCTTTCTGAGGCACAAAGCGTTTTCCCGCGCAAATTCAAACTACGCGCGCGGCTTCTCCCACTGTTTACAAGAAACCCTGCGCCACGTGACTCTGCACGCGCGCCTTCAGCCCAAAGCCACGGAGGCCGTCCAGCGTTTCTACGTCCGCCAGAGGTCAAGACTGACAGCGCGGCGCGGTCAGCTGAACCACAGGTCAACAAAACCGGCCGCCTCGAGGCCCACAGCTGCGCTGTGGAGACCCTGGACAAACAACTGA
- the LOC108431616 gene encoding transcription factor HES-5-like → MTPAVASAMTISKEHLALNNKLRKPVVEKMRRDRINSSIEQLKTLLTPEFLNQQPDSKLEKADILEMTVSFLRRQQQKQPAFSTSSTAVSQGFSRCIHEIVNFLSKDEVKTQSQRKLLNHFQNLQPSTDKSNRKLVLPQTRCPDQQTMSTKENPVKSSLWRPW, encoded by the exons ATGACTCCTGCAGTAGCTTCAGCTATGACCATCTCAAAGGAGCACCTGGCTCTTAACAACAAG CTGAGAAAGCCAGTGGTGGAGAAGATGCGCAGAGATCGTATCAACAGCAGCATCGAGCAGCTCAAGACACTCCTGACTCCAGAGTTCCTCAACCAGCAGCCCGACTCCAAGTTGGAGAAAGCAGACATCCTGGAGATGACGGTCAGCTTCCTGAGAAGACAGCAGCAGAAACAGCCTGCTTTCTCCACCAGTTCAACAGCTGTCAGTCAAGGCTTCTCCAGATGTATCCATGAGATTGTGAACTTCCTGTCCAAAGATGAGGTGAAGACACAGTCTCAGAGAAAACTGCTGAACCACTTCCAGAACCTGCAGCCATCAACAGACAAGAGCAATAGAAAACTTGTCCTACCGCAAACGAGGTGCCCAGATCAGCAGACCATGAGCACAAAAGAGAATCCAGTGAAGAGCAGCCTCTGGAGGCCCTGGTAG
- the LOC108431618 gene encoding transcription factor HES-5-like, giving the protein MTPAVASAMTISKEHLPLNNKLRKPVVEKMRRDRINSSIEQLKTLLTPEFLNQQPDSKLEKADILEMTISFLRRQQQKQPAISTISTAVSQGFSRCISEVVHFLSKDEVKTQSQRKLLNHFQNLQPSTEEKRRESDLPLLSSTDQLTMSGKCSAKSALWRPW; this is encoded by the exons ATGACTCCTGCAGTAGCCTCAGCTATGACCATCTCAAAGGAGCACCTGCCTCTCAACAACAAG CTGAGAAAGCCAGTGGTGGAGAAGATGCGCAGAGATCGTATCAACAGCAGCATCGAGCAGCTCAAGACTCTCCTGACTCCAGAGTTCCTCAACCAGCAGCCCGACTCCAAGCTGGAGAAAGCAGACATCCTGGAGATGACGATCAGCTTCCTGAGAAGACAGCAGCAGAAACAGCCTGCTATCTCCACCATTTCAACAGCTGTCAGTCAAGGCTTCTCCAGATGTATCAGTGAGGTTGTGCACTTCCTGTCCAAAGATGAGGTGAAGACACAGTCTCAGAGAAAACTGCTGAACCACTTCCAGAACCTGCAGCCATCAACAGAAGAGAAACGGAGGGAAAGTGATCTCCCTCTGCTGAGCTCCACAGATCAACTGACCATGAGTGGGAAGTGTTCAGCCAAGAGTGCCCTCTGGAGGCCCTGGTAG